A single Fusarium oxysporum Fo47 chromosome IV, complete sequence DNA region contains:
- a CDS encoding MFS transporter, which translates to MMIEKESLPSTVDGYSSGRDNDSNSPEQRPLIDWSEAEERALVRKLDLLIMPLLIAGFFVLQLDRGNIGNALTDFFLPEVGITQFQFNIGNQLLSLGIVLLELPSNLVLYRLGPQKWISCQIFCWGLVATFQAFIKGKGVGAYYATRLLLGLLEAGFIPAGLYTLTQWYKRNETSRRFTAFFLGNMVASAASGLIAYGILQMRGIAGLSGWQWMFLLEGIITIVIGVVFAFLMPNSPANPSNIFGHLYFTPREIHILINRITIDNPTQGPKHKYVKWVDIKSAFSRWCIYPQLTVSFCCIAIISPLGTYQPSIIASYGYDRLQANALSSVGGWIVIVLNLLFGWIADKTQRRGFLILLATVLSFAFCLATRQLATSTNRDLKYGILTCTTLWGSVAHPLNGSWLAVNIRNPAERSITMALLIMTANAAGLAGAQIFQAHDAPLYRTGFTVILTLASIALVFAIVSNGQYLWLNKKLAAKGRLEEEQVEAAGEGDRWRFSL; encoded by the coding sequence ATGATGATCGAAAAGGAATCGCTTCCATCCACTGTGGATGGCTACAGTTCGGGTCGCGATAATGATTCCAATAGCCCTGAGCAGCGGCCCCTCATTGATTGGTCCGAAGCCGAAGAACGGGCTCTCGTTCGCAAGCTGGATCTTCTTATCATGCCTCTGCTTATCGCCGGCTTCTTCGTTTTGCAGCTCGACCGCGGCAATATCGGCAACGCCCTCACAGACTTCTTCCTCCCTGAAGTGGGCATCACTCAATTCCAGTTCAACATTGGAAACCAGCTCCTCAGCCTAGGAATTGTCCTGCTAGAATTGCCGAGCAACCTTGTTCTCTATCGCTTGGGTCCTCAGAAGTGGATCAGCTGTCAGATCTTTTGCTGGGGCTTGGTCGCCACATTTCAAGCATTCATCAAAGGAAAAGGCGTTGGTGCATATTATGCTACTAGACTATTACTCGGCCTTTTGGAAGCCGGCTTCATTCCTGCTGGCTTGTACACTCTGACGCAGTGGTACAAACGCAATGAGACTAGCAGACGCTTCACTGCCTTCTTCCTTGGCAACATGGTTGCTTCGGCGGCAAGTGGTCTTATTGCCTACGGTATCCTCCAGATGAGAGGTATAGCTGGACTATCTGGCTGGCAGTGGATGTTCCTTCTCGAGGGTATCATCACAATAGTAATCGGTGTTGTTTTCGCCTTTCTTATGCCAAACTCTCCCGCAAATCCGTCAAACATTTTTGGTCACTTGTACTTCACACCACGAGAAATCcacatcctcatcaaccgTATTACCATCGACAATCCTACCCAAGGTCCAAAGCACAAATATGTCAAGTGGGTTGACATCAAGTCCGCGTTTTCCAGGTGGTGTATTTACCCGCAGCTGACTGTCTCCTTCTGCTGCATCGCCATTATCTCACCACTCGGAACATATCAACCGTCCATCATTGCAAGCTACGGCTATGATCGCCTTCAAGCAAACGCACTGTCATCTGTTGGCGGTTGGATTGTCATCGTGCTAAATCTGTTGTTTGGATGGATTGCAGACAAAACTCAGAGGCGAGGGTTTCTGATTCTTCTCGCTACTGTTCTGAGTTTCGCATTCTGCCTCGCGACTAGACAATTGGCCACAAGCACCAATCGCGATCTCAAATATGGCATCCTTACCTGTACCACGCTTTGGGGATCTGTCGCTCATCCTTTGAACGGGTCCTGGCTTGCCGTCAACATTCGGAATCCTGCAGAACGGTCCATCACGATGGCTCTCCTTATCATGACTGCCAACGCGGCTGGTTTGGCGGGTGCTCAGATTTTCCAAGCACATGATGCGCCACTATACAGGACAGGGTTTACGGTCATTCTCACACTTGCATCCATTGCCTTAGTATTTGCGATTGTGTCCAATGGGCAGTATCTATGGCTTAACAAGAAACTTGCGGCTAAGGGGCGGTTAGAAGAGGAACAAGTTGAAGCGGCAGGCGAAGGAGACAGATGGCGGTTCTCGCTTTAA